Proteins found in one Lutimonas zeaxanthinifaciens genomic segment:
- a CDS encoding alpha/beta hydrolase-fold protein produces MSKKSITLKIMLLLTVMVFSQTTQTIKVIVPNKTDDVYITGNQEALGNWNPKQVIMEKISDYERSISVDLSYPAEFKFTKGDWNSEGIIKALNDNPNQKIESTESKNIFTIKGWSNDIDSEVLGLDYQVEFLASQYVLGGGRQIKIALPNNYDPKKKYPVFYITDGEWRNFGVAKNYLESMAGEPYNIVPETILVGIVHGSSNGESNRNKDLDVYYEETGQQFKNFLFQELVPYINKTYSTSGFNVMIGHSNGAEYNHYLFLEEDNPFGGFISISTNFFGKRKNKDVDTKMGGAMKNYNGDTFYYFVANAKYDSPDRIQAGDDYEKMYDTNPNPKFQFQKKFYEKDHNSVVPPALFDAISFVYKDYKQMEKYNTFYELRDNYAKDMKTLYGLDIEYTFSDVEGLFGKIFETKDKKQLDAFYAFIEEHKLFRNGVTQEQGGMDAMNQGNLYYHIGAYKTGTIKFTEALEELNKTVEPMVYFGNFDFIVDCFKKIEDHKTLMEILIKSRDFASTNKVYDDGNKNILLKLNYLIATVSAEHNIAKKEGKKAKEYCIDNYFENKLFDLDEMNQLSI; encoded by the coding sequence ATGAGCAAAAAATCAATCACACTAAAAATCATGCTATTGTTAACAGTAATGGTTTTTAGTCAGACAACACAAACAATTAAAGTTATTGTACCGAACAAAACTGACGACGTTTACATAACGGGAAATCAGGAAGCATTAGGAAACTGGAATCCCAAACAGGTAATAATGGAAAAAATCTCAGACTACGAAAGAAGTATTTCTGTAGATCTTAGCTATCCAGCCGAATTTAAATTCACAAAAGGCGATTGGAATTCTGAAGGCATCATTAAAGCGCTTAATGACAATCCTAATCAGAAAATTGAATCGACAGAGTCTAAAAACATTTTCACCATTAAAGGGTGGTCAAATGACATAGACAGTGAAGTTTTAGGTTTAGATTATCAAGTTGAATTTTTAGCTTCTCAATATGTTTTGGGTGGTGGTAGACAGATTAAAATTGCACTACCCAACAATTACGATCCAAAGAAAAAATACCCGGTTTTTTACATCACCGATGGTGAATGGAGAAACTTTGGCGTAGCTAAGAACTATTTAGAAAGCATGGCAGGTGAACCATACAATATTGTTCCAGAAACCATCTTGGTAGGAATAGTTCATGGAAGTAGTAATGGAGAATCGAATAGAAACAAAGATTTAGATGTCTATTATGAAGAGACTGGACAACAGTTTAAAAATTTCTTATTTCAAGAGTTGGTGCCATACATCAACAAAACGTACAGTACCTCTGGATTTAATGTAATGATCGGGCATTCTAACGGAGCTGAATACAATCACTACTTATTCTTAGAGGAAGACAATCCGTTTGGAGGTTTTATATCCATATCCACCAATTTCTTTGGGAAACGAAAAAACAAAGATGTCGATACCAAAATGGGAGGTGCTATGAAAAACTATAACGGAGACACCTTCTACTATTTTGTTGCCAACGCTAAATACGATTCACCAGACAGAATACAAGCTGGCGATGATTATGAAAAAATGTACGATACCAATCCGAATCCAAAATTTCAATTTCAGAAGAAGTTTTATGAAAAGGATCACAACTCTGTTGTACCACCTGCACTGTTTGATGCCATATCTTTTGTATATAAAGACTACAAACAAATGGAAAAATACAACACCTTTTATGAGTTAAGAGACAATTATGCAAAAGACATGAAGACTTTGTATGGTTTAGATATAGAATACACATTTAGTGATGTAGAAGGTCTTTTTGGTAAAATCTTCGAAACTAAAGATAAGAAACAACTGGATGCATTTTATGCCTTTATAGAAGAACACAAGCTATTTCGAAATGGAGTAACTCAAGAACAAGGGGGTATGGATGCCATGAACCAAGGGAACCTTTATTACCATATTGGAGCTTATAAAACTGGTACTATAAAATTCACAGAAGCCCTTGAGGAATTGAATAAAACCGTAGAGCCCATGGTCTATTTTGGAAACTTTGATTTTATAGTGGATTGCTTCAAAAAAATAGAAGACCACAAAACATTAATGGAAATCTTAATCAAAAGCCGAGACTTTGCCTCTACTAATAAGGTGTATGATGATGGTAATAAAAACATTTTGTTAAAACTTAATTATTTGATTGCCACAGTATCGGCCGAGCACAACATTGCCAAAAAAGAAGGCAAAAAAGCGAAGGAATATTGTATCGACAACTACTTCGAAAACAAGCTTTTTGATTTGGATGAAATGAATCAATTGAGCATCTAA
- a CDS encoding alpha/beta hydrolase-fold protein: protein MRNLFIIAICFLSMTMSSQEVEKIKVFSKELSQTREISIYKPLGYEEYVNRYYDVFYVFDAQASALPKYVSAISEILQGDSHKGAIVVGISATYIKNPEYARNHDFLPEDFDVTGKGSYGNQNQFFAYVKNEVIPYVEDNYRIRRHRTAIGHSLGGSFVIHTLLNNPTLFDNYVAVSPNLSYKEERLVKGLENFDFNQLKGTKFIYLSHSEENDEQKWKGWKSANDRAYKVLKAIPKNSNVQALVEQFPNEDHLSNFATSVNSAMRTYFKTVLPQQHDELGEESYSITIRAKVPDENDELYITGNQENIGNWNPGLLKMKKVSAFERELKLSVKDITEFKFTRGSWDSDAWVKSANGFSNFNSVIRPKEGQTYAFEIETYSDRMNN, encoded by the coding sequence ATGAGAAATCTATTTATAATCGCAATATGCTTCCTGAGTATGACTATGTCTTCACAGGAAGTTGAGAAAATCAAAGTATTTTCCAAAGAGTTATCTCAAACTAGAGAAATTAGTATCTACAAACCTCTGGGATATGAAGAATACGTAAATCGTTATTATGATGTGTTCTATGTTTTTGACGCACAGGCTTCAGCATTGCCAAAATACGTCAGCGCTATTTCAGAAATCTTGCAAGGTGACAGTCATAAAGGTGCCATTGTAGTAGGCATATCGGCTACTTACATTAAAAACCCAGAATATGCCAGAAATCACGATTTTCTTCCTGAAGATTTTGATGTTACCGGGAAAGGTTCTTATGGTAATCAAAACCAATTTTTTGCCTATGTAAAAAATGAAGTGATTCCTTATGTAGAAGACAACTATCGGATTAGAAGACATAGAACAGCTATTGGACATTCTTTGGGAGGTTCATTTGTAATACATACTTTACTAAATAATCCAACACTTTTTGACAATTATGTAGCCGTTTCCCCAAACCTTTCTTATAAAGAAGAACGCTTGGTGAAAGGCTTAGAAAATTTTGATTTTAACCAACTAAAGGGCACCAAGTTTATCTATTTGAGTCATTCTGAAGAAAATGATGAACAAAAGTGGAAAGGTTGGAAATCAGCTAATGATAGGGCCTATAAAGTATTGAAAGCAATTCCCAAAAATTCAAATGTTCAGGCTTTAGTAGAGCAATTTCCGAATGAAGATCATTTATCGAACTTTGCCACAAGTGTGAACTCAGCCATGAGAACATACTTCAAAACAGTTCTTCCACAACAGCATGATGAACTAGGTGAAGAAAGTTATTCAATTACCATAAGAGCCAAAGTGCCTGATGAAAATGATGAATTATACATTACAGGAAATCAGGAAAACATAGGAAATTGGAATCCTGGGTTACTAAAAATGAAAAAGGTATCTGCTTTCGAAAGAGAACTTAAACTAAGCGTAAAAGATATCACTGAATTTAAGTTTACTCGAGGAAGTTGGGATTCCGATGCCTGGGTAAAATCGGCAAACGGGTTTTCTAATTTTAATAGTGTTATCAGGCCAAAAGAAGGACAAACCTATGCTTTTGAAATTGAAACCTATAGTGATCGAATGAATAATTAA